TTTGGTATCAATTGAAATTTCAAAAGGAAGGACTCCATTGTAATTTTTTTCGAAATAACGCATATCCACCAAAATAGGATCATTCTTAGGCAAATCGTCTACAATATATCCCAATGGCAAAATTTTTGTTATTCCATAAATCGCAACAATCACTATCACGATTACAATTGCATAAATTCTTGGTCGATAATGGTGTACCCAATAATCAATTTTTTGCAATACAACGGTAAGCACTTTGTTTTGCAAATGTTTGATGTGTTTCACCGAAGGAGATGGTAAATAACTAAACACAATCGGAACCAACATCAACGAGATGATGTAGGTAATCATTACGCTGAGTGACGAAATCAATCCAAATTCAAAAAGTGGTTTACTATCGGTTGAACAAAATACTGCAAATCCAATAGCAGTTGTCACATTCGCCATAAAAAGAGAAATCCCAACTTTCTCAATTGCAGTAGAAAGTGCCTGCTTTTTATTTCCATGCAGTTTAAATTCTGTATGGTATTTGTTCAGCAATAAAATGCAATTCGGAACACCAATCACAATCAGCAGCGGAGGAATTAACCCAGTAAGAACGGAAACTTGATATCCAAACAAGACCAATAGTCCTACAGACCAAACCACACCAATAAAAACAACTACGAGGGAAAATACAACCGGCAATACTGATCGAAAAAACAACATCAAAATGATTGCAGTCACAATTAATGCGAGCAATGTAAATAATTTCGTTTCACCTTGAATCATTCTCGCTACAGCCGTTCGGATATAAGGCATGCCAGAATAACTGACTTTGATATTTGTTGCACCAATAAATTTTTCAACTTGAGCAACAATCGAATCCACTATCACCAAACGATTTTTAGTATTCAACAATTTATTGTCGAAGGTGATTGCCATTAACGTGGAATGTGCGGTATCGTTATAAATAATTCCCTTATAAAAAGGCAAATCATACACCATCTGTTTGATGCTGTCCACTTCTGCTTGCGATTGTGGTTTTCGCGAAAGGATAGGGAAATTTTCAAATTTCTGCAGACTGTCATTCCGGTGTAACACCTGTAAACGAGCAACTGACAATACTGCTTTCACGCCCCAGGCGGCCTTTATTCGATTGCCTAAGTCGTACCATTCATTGAAATTTTTAACATTGTACAACGCACTATCAGAAATCCCCAGAACCATTACCGCTCCATCCTGACCAAATCGTTTTTTAAACTTTTTATACTCGAGGGAAGTGGTATCGTGAGCTGGTAGAAGATTAGGCGCCTCATACGAAAGCTCTGCTTTCATGGCATAAAATCCAAAAA
This portion of the Bacteroidota bacterium genome encodes:
- a CDS encoding MMPL family transporter — encoded protein: MWNFLGRFILKSRLPIIIILLGMTAFFGFYAMKAELSYEAPNLLPAHDTTSLEYKKFKKRFGQDGAVMVLGISDSALYNVKNFNEWYDLGNRIKAAWGVKAVLSVARLQVLHRNDSLQKFENFPILSRKPQSQAEVDSIKQMVYDLPFYKGIIYNDTAHSTLMAITFDNKLLNTKNRLVIVDSIVAQVEKFIGATNIKVSYSGMPYIRTAVARMIQGETKLFTLLALIVTAIILMLFFRSVLPVVFSLVVVFIGVVWSVGLLVLFGYQVSVLTGLIPPLLIVIGVPNCILLLNKYHTEFKLHGNKKQALSTAIEKVGISLFMANVTTAIGFAVFCSTDSKPLFEFGLISSLSVMITYIISLMLVPIVFSYLPSPSVKHIKHLQNKVLTVVLQKIDYWVHHYRPRIYAIVIVIVIVAIYGITKILPLGYIVDDLPKNDPILVDMRYFEKNYNGVLPFEISIDTKKPNGVFADGGRTLYKINKLQKLFLQDSIFSKAVSVVEGIKFFNQAYNDGAKKEYRLPGAMDLQKLADFAKSDADDKSGQFASFIDSTRQFTRVSVQMKDVGSIELLKVLKRLQPRIDSVFNYDYEKEEWLPAYKNYKISITGNSMIFLHGNKFLVKNLLESVLLAVLLIAIVLYTLFMSPRMIFISVVPSLIPLLITAGIMGYFHIYIKPSTILVYSIAFGIASDGTLYFLTKYRQEMKNQHTSISKGVSLTIKETGVSMIYTAIILFCGFGIFAASSFGGTAALGILISVTLLIAYCSNLILLPCFLLSLEKRLTNKVFLQDPLIEVYDEEEDINLNELEIGGKEKKKD